Proteins found in one Lycium ferocissimum isolate CSIRO_LF1 chromosome 6, AGI_CSIRO_Lferr_CH_V1, whole genome shotgun sequence genomic segment:
- the LOC132058936 gene encoding protein RSI-1 — MAKGGYNASILLLLSMFLILLISSNVVEGYNRLRPSDCKPRCTYRCSATSHKKPCMFFCQKCCATCLCVPAGVYGNKQTCPCYNNWKTQEGKPKCP, encoded by the exons ATGGCAAAAGGTGGATACAATGCTAGCATCTTGTTGCTTCTCTCAATGTTTTTGATATTGCTCATTTCTTCCAATGTGGTTGAG GGTTACAACAGGCTCCGCCCTAGTG ATTGCAAGCCAAGATGTACCTATCGATGCTCAGCAACATCACACAAGAAGCCATGTATGTTCTTTTGTCAAAAATGTTGTGCTACATGCTTGTGTGTTCCTGCTGGGGTTTATGGCAACAAACAAACATGCCCTTGTTACAACAACTGGAAGACTCAAGAAGGAAAACCCAAATGCCCTTAA
- the LOC132060493 gene encoding uncharacterized protein LOC132060493, translating to MKLALLGRNKLGFIDGSVTKGSYQGDMQKRWETCNAIVVSWLMKNVQTGLLSGILYRSDAYLVWKDLKERFDKVNTSRAYHLHKEIATVMQGVSSVSVYYSRLKDLWDEHYSIAPIPSCNCEESKDFIEYMERQKLFQFLMGLNDGYAHARSQILMMNPEPNVNQAYAMIVQDESQKLLVGSNCVVTNKLDLTALYTSKGSGSSLGASSSGQTYQRRNYSSSYCDFCNMKGHTRTNYYKLMKCDFCFQKGHLRENCYKLIGYPENFKGKKKANVVTHPLAGQNAGYTHGRTLESTSTPVFTQEQYNQLCKC from the coding sequence ATGAAACTTGCACTCCTAGGAAGGAATAAACTAGGTTTTATTGATGGATCTGTTACGAAAGGTAGCTACCAAGGTGATATGCAGAAAAGGTGGGAAACATGTAATGCTATAGTAGTTTCATGGCTGATGAAGAATGTGCAGACAGGTTTGCTTAGTGGAATACTATACAGATCTGATGCATACCTAGTATGGAAGGACTTGAAGGAGAGGTTTGATAAGGTGAATACCTCAAGGGCATATCATTTGCACAAAGAGATTGCAACAGTTATGCAAGGTGTGTCTTCTGTGTCAGTTTACTACTCTAGGCTAAAGGATCTATGGGATGAACATTATTCAATTGCTCCTATACCTTCTTGCAACTGTGAAGAGTCTAAGGATTTTATTGAATACATGGAGAGGCAAAAGTTGTTCCAATTCTTAATGGGGCTTAATGATGGATATGCCCATGCTAGATCACAAATATTAATGATGAATCCTGAGCCTAATGTGAACCAGGCTTATGCTATGATAGTACAGGATGAGAGTCAAAAATTACTGGTTGGAAGCAACTGTGTGGTGACTAACAAGCTTGACCTCACTGCCTTATACACTTCTAAGGGCTCAGGGTCAAGTTTAGGAGCTTCAAGCTCAGGACAAACATACCAGAGGAGAAACTACTCTTCCTCTTATTGTGATTTTTGTAACATGAAAGGCCACACAAGAACAAACTATTACAAACTAATGAAGTGTGATTTCTGTTTTCAAAAGGGACACCTTAGAGAGAATTGCTATAAGTTGATTGGCTATCCTGAAAATTTTAAAGGCAAGAAGAAGGCAAATGTGGTTACACATCCACTTGCAGGACAAAATGCAGGATACACTCATGGGAGGACACTGGAATCTACTTCAACACCAGTTTTCACTCAAGAGCAGTACAATCAACTTTGCAAATGCTGA
- the LOC132060552 gene encoding major pollen allergen Lig v 1-like, which yields MEKSVGILIASTICLFFLLGITQASKESKKPHFFVEGIVYCDPCRSIFKTNLSVPLEAAGVRVRCTDPKTHKVTFDMPSVTNSTGFYSVRVEGDHKNAICSVLLMESPVENCNETPCGKLDYETFNVTLPSNKNNDNNNGNIRRVNDFYFFAKEASPKCKREFENMQDIPKLKHMIRCGPFTYM from the exons atggaAAAATCAGTTGGAATCCTCATTGCTAGTACTATTTGCTTGTTCTTCCTGTTAGGGATTACACAAGCCTCTAAAGAATCaaaaaaacctcatttttttgtAGAAGGAATTGTCTATTGTGATCCTTGTCGTTCGATATTCAAAACCAACCTTAGTGTACCCTTAGAAG CTGCTGGTGTACGGGTTCGTTGCACAGATCCTAAAACTCATAAGGTCACCTTCGATATGCCCAGTGTAACCAACTCTACCGGATTTTATAGCGTACGAGTAGAAGGAGATCACAAGAATGCTATATGCAGTGTCCTATTGATGGAAAGTCCCGTGGAAAATTGCAATGAGACTCCATGTGGAAAGCTTGACTATGAAACATTCAATGTTACTCTCCCTAGCAACAAAAACAACGATAACAATAACGGAAATATACGTAGAGttaatgatttctatttttttgcCAAAGAAGCCTCACCAAAGTGTAAACGAGAATTCGAAAATATGCAAGATATACCTAAACTTAAACACATGATCAGGTGTGGACCATTCACGTACATGTAA